Genomic segment of Coffea arabica cultivar ET-39 chromosome 1e, Coffea Arabica ET-39 HiFi, whole genome shotgun sequence:
CATACGTACATGTGTGTAGTCGCTTTTCATGCATAATACGACTACACTTTCTTACACTTTAATCTAATTAATTTGCAGCTCAGGCACGTCCGCTGGAGAGCCAAAGTTGatgccatcaattgaagaagaTCTTGACCGACGAACCTTTCTTTATAATCTCATCATGCCAATAATCAACCAGTTAGATACCATTCACATTATCACTGTGTCCTCCTTTCCTTCTTCATGTACTTGGATATATGATCTCTCCTAAGTGATGATAGTAAATATTTGCCGGTATCAAAGGAAAGGGCAAAAAGTCGACTCTTTATGAATTTTCAGATTCCACAGTATTTTCCACAAATTTTTTCCACGGAACTGTCCCGCGTAATATATTGGCTAATCTTTCCATCCAATGATTGTGCAGAAACCCACGACAATGACCACTCAAAATTTCTTCGAGACCATGACTTGTAGTATAGTACATTAAGTCAGCGTTTTCCTGAATTATTTATACCATGTAAATAATTTACAACGTTTATTGGAGCGTCCTTCATTGATGCATTAGATCTTTAATTGATGCCTAGGTACGTTGGTGGGCTTGATGAAGGTAAAGCCATGTTCCTGTATTTCGTCAAGGCAGAAATGTCTACTCCTTGTGGCTTACCAGCTCGCACGGTCCTGACCAGTTTTTACAAGAGCCAGCATTTCAAGAACCGTTCCCACGATCCCTACAACGATTTCACCAGCCCCGATCAAACCATCCTCTGCTACGACAGCAACCAAAGCATGTACTGCCAGTTACTGGCCGGCCTGGTCTTCCGCCACCAAGTCCTCCGCCTGGGCGCCGTATTTGCATCTGCGTTCCTACGTGCCATCTCCTTCCTCGAACGCAACTGGCGGAAATTGTGCCAAGATATCCGCACCGGAAAACTGGATCATGCCATGATCACCGACGCCCAGTGTCAATCCGCAATGTACTCTAGCGTTCTGTTACGGCCTCAGCCGCTGGTGGCTGATGAGATTGAGAGCATTTGCAGCAGTAAGTCGTGGAAGGGAATAGTGCGTCGCCTTTGGCCTAAGGCCAAGTACATTGAGGCTGTGATCACGGGGTCCATGTCGCAGTACATACCATCGCTGGAATACTATAGCGATGGCAAATTACCCCTGGTATGCACCATGTATGCTTCGTCGGAGTGCTACTTCGGAGTAAATTTGAAACCCTTTTGCAAGCCTGCTGATGTTTCCTTCACCCTGTTGCCTAACATGGGTCACTTTGAGTTCATTCCCTTGGGAGAGAGTGCAACATGGTCGATAGACctggatgaagaagaagaagaagaagaagaagttccCCCCAATAAGCTTGTTGACCTGGTGCACGTCAGAGTCGGTTGCTACTACGAATTGGTGGTCACCACATTCGCCGGTTAGCATTCCGTAATTCAATCTCAACTCTTACTTGTTGCATATACGACGCTCGTGCTCCAGGGGATTGATAAGAGAGATTTCAGATTTGAGATGATGATATGTTGCTTGAGTGAATCCGAAACCCACGCTGATTTTTGAATCATTAAAATCGAGTAGATTTTAAATCTAATTTCATCCCTGCGTTGCCCAAACAACCACTAACAGGATAAGGGGAATACGAGAAAATAGACTTGTGATTCTAATTTGAAGTAATCTACAGTTAATAGATAGATTAAGGGGAAGGAAAGAGTGGGGGGCTCATATGATTTTTGGTTGGTGAAATGAAACAGGATTATATCGGTATCGCATCGGTGACGTGCTCCAAGTGACCGGATTTCACAATCAAGCCCCACAATTCAGATTCATCTGTCGGAGAAACGTCGTCCTCAGCGTCGACAATGACAAAACCAACGAAGAGGACTTGCACAAGAGCATCACCGCCGCCAAAAAGCTTCTGGAGCCCTACAATGCTTTACTAGTGGAATACACCAGCTGTGCCGATGCTTCAACCGTACCAGGCCACTACGTCATTTACTGGGAGATCGCCTACAACAATGGATTGGTGGACGAAGCTTTTGCCATCGATCCAACCGTGCTTCAAGAATGTTGCGCCGCCGTGGAGGAACGGCTTGATTACACCTACAGGAGATGCCGCACCCTTGACAAGTCCGTCGGACCGCTGGAAATACGAATCGTCGAGGCCGGAACTTTTGAGTCGTTGATGGACTTTTTCATCAATCAAGGGGCGTCCATCAATCAGTATAAAACTCCGAGGTGTATCAAATCTAAAGCTGCCCTCAAACTCCTTAACTCCAATGTCAAGGCTTCCTCTTTTAGCTCCAGGGATCCTTGCTGGAACCCTTGACGGCTTCATCTAACATCCATCTTACTGCAGCCTGCGCCTCGCCAAATaactctttctttttgttttccctgGCGTTTTCCGTGATAGGATGACGACTTTGAGAGGTTTGCTGACTTGCCAGCTGAATTGTACAACGAGCCCCATTTTAACCCTTTCCACCCCTTAATTTTTATGAAAATAATGGAGAATTTCGGTTTCCCTAATAAATCCCCCGGAATATGACATTGCAAGTTATAGCAACCAATTCTTGCTGCTGAGCATGCTGGTGCGGTAGTCTGACCCAAGTTATCGATCCTAAAAAGCCAAATGCAGCAATCTTGGCGTGCACTGATGGATCTTTGCGTCTCCTCCTCAAGGCAACTATTCCTAATCCACAACCCCTATAAGCCGCCCCATTAACCCATTAACTCAAAACAGAGCctaggaaaaaacaaaaactctACTCAGTGATTTCCCTGATTATTATTACAAACAACTAAATTCAGTCAGCAGGATGAACCAAACCACAGTATGCGAACGTGGCAATATTTATGAGATTAATAAAGCTCAAGTAATGCGAAACAAGAGAACTGCTTCTACTTTTTCCTGAGATCGATTTTGAACAGTATAGATAGATTCTCGTGAAAACATAGGAAAACGTTAAAGTACACTTTTCTTCCTTGTATCAGTGACTCTGATTTGATTGGCATTTTATTAGGATGAGAAGTATTAAAGGAGGAATTATCGCTCAATCACCCGCTTA
This window contains:
- the LOC113734715 gene encoding putative indole-3-acetic acid-amido synthetase GH3.9; this translates as MVMDGKKLEYKGEKALKELEKLTANAAEVQEEVLKMILTQNKGTEYLNKYMAGVESKSQVPHFKRCVPVTTYKDVRPYIQRIANGDNSNLITSQPVTEMLCSSGTSAGEPKLMPSIEEDLDRRTFLYNLIMPIINQYVGGLDEGKAMFLYFVKAEMSTPCGLPARTVLTSFYKSQHFKNRSHDPYNDFTSPDQTILCYDSNQSMYCQLLAGLVFRHQVLRLGAVFASAFLRAISFLERNWRKLCQDIRTGKLDHAMITDAQCQSAMYSSVLLRPQPLVADEIESICSSKSWKGIVRRLWPKAKYIEAVITGSMSQYIPSLEYYSDGKLPLVCTMYASSECYFGVNLKPFCKPADVSFTLLPNMGHFEFIPLGESATWSIDLDEEEEEEEEVPPNKLVDLVHVRVGCYYELVVTTFAGLYRYRIGDVLQVTGFHNQAPQFRFICRRNVVLSVDNDKTNEEDLHKSITAAKKLLEPYNALLVEYTSCADASTVPGHYVIYWEIAYNNGLVDEAFAIDPTVLQECCAAVEERLDYTYRRCRTLDKSVGPLEIRIVEAGTFESLMDFFINQGASINQYKTPRCIKSKAALKLLNSNVKASSFSSRDPCWNP